Proteins from a single region of Hordeum vulgare subsp. vulgare chromosome 6H, MorexV3_pseudomolecules_assembly, whole genome shotgun sequence:
- the LOC123403486 gene encoding protein RMD5 homolog, which produces MEIDTLKDEFGRVVKKQKLASSRTIDLVNQIEKEIEQAISAIQENVTARDAASNLNHEILTNLKNTLKVLVPVKQLESCQKEMNTALGKWVKTTEKFFINDISKAYKNADMEPHVLNEIIANHLYREALFDIGDNFLGEASCLAPIKLKQLFQEMYEICGALRTEKSEPALSWAMKNHDALLQNDSCLELKLHQLRFVEVLKQGKRDEALQYARAYLAPFATIHKDVTQRLIASILWAGRLDQSPYTEFLVPTNWEKLAEEFSQQFCNLKGQSSTGPMGMTVAAGAEVLPILLKLMTVLTAKREWESMKEFPFPLDLRREFQFHSLFICPVLREQGSDENPPMLLPCGHVLSKQSTVKLSKNSSRSFKCPYCPFEALASECKRLHI; this is translated from the coding sequence ATGGAAATAGATACACTGAAGGATGAGTTCGGTCGTGTTGTTAAAAAGCAGAAACTTGCATCCTCAAGAACTATAGATTTGGTAAACCAAATCGAGAAAGAAATTGAGCAGGCTATCAGTGCTATCCAAGAAAATGTCACAGCTAGGGATGCTGCATCAAACCTAAACCATGAAATTCTTACTAATCTGAAGAATACGCTGAAAGTGTTGGTTCCAGTGAAGCAACTTGAGAGCTGCCAGAAAGAAATGAACACTGCACTTGGCAAGTGGGTCAAGACCACCGAGAAATTCTTCATCAATGATATTTCAAAAGCTTACAAGAATGCCGACATGGAACCACATGTACTGAATGAGATTATTGCAAACCATCTATACCGTGAGGCATTATTTGACATAGGTGACAACTTTCTTGGAGAGGCCAGTTGTTTAGCACCTATAAAACTGAAACAACTGTTTCAGGAGATGTATGAGATTTGTGGTGCGCTGCGGACTGAGAAATCTGAGCCAGCTCTGAGCTGGGCAATGAAAAATCATGATGCACTACTGCAAAACGATTCCTGTCTCGAGCTTAAGCTTCACCAATTGCGGTTTGTTGAGGTACTCAAGCAAGGTAAAAGAGATGAGGCTCTTCAGTATGCTAGGGCATACCTGGCGCCATTTGCTACCATACACAAGGATGTAACCCAGAGGCTGATAGCCTCCATATTATGGGCCGGGCGCCTTGACCAGTCACCATATACAGAGTTCTTAGTACCAACTAACTGGGAGAAGCTAGCTGAGGAGTTCTCTCAACAGTTCTGCAATCTGAAGGGTCAATCTTCCACAGGTCCTATGGGCATGACAGTTGCAGCTGGTGCTGAAGTGTTGCCAATTCTTCTTAAACTGATGACGGTACTCACTGCAAAAAGGGAGTGGGAGTCTATGAAAGAATTTCCTTTCCCACTGGACCTCCGTAGGGAGTTTCAGTTCCACTCATTGTTCATTTGTCCCGTGCTCCGTGAGCAAGGTAGCGATGAGAATCCTCCAATGCTTCTTCCATGTGGGCATGTCTTGTCGAAGCAGTCGACCGTGAAATTATCAAAGAACAGCTCCCGATCTTTCAAATGCCCATATTGCCCGTTCGAAGCATTGGCATCTGAGTGTAAGCGGCTACATATCTGA